TGAGAGTGGAGGTAAGCTCCGTGTTTATTCCGGTTGCACCCCCACGATTGAAATCCACGGCAGCCCCGAACCCAAAAGTTGCAAATAAAATACCATCCGTAGCACTTTCTCGATCTTGCTGCCGTGTTAAGTAATTGACCCCGAAGTTTTCATTTGTATCAAAATAAATCGCGACCACTTCGTCGGCTTTCCATGTGTAACCAAGCTGGTCCGTGTAATCCGATGAAGTCGTAACTGGCCCAAACGTGTACTCACGTTTGTTTCCAGATGCAACAACGTCAGTGACTTTTGCTACTGCATAGGCCGTGATTTCGCCATCACCCACGGAGTCCTGCCACTTCAGCACAAGTCCAGAGCCGGGCACCTCCCAATAAATTTCGGTAGCTTTTAGTAACTGGTACACAACATCGTTAACCTGGGGTTGGTACGCCGCGTCCTTGAATCCTGTAGCTGGATTCCAGACGACTTCATAATTGATGAATTTAATTGTCGTCACATATTGCCCCGTCCA
This is a stretch of genomic DNA from Thermogutta terrifontis. It encodes these proteins:
- a CDS encoding PEP-CTERM sorting domain-containing protein, with amino-acid sequence MRRYLVSVIAAAIVVCAASQASAAIYPWEAIDWTGQYVTTIKFINYEVVWNPATGFKDAAYQPQVNDVVYQLLKATEIYWEVPGSGLVLKWQDSVGDGEITAYAVAKVTDVVASGNKREYTFGPVTTSSDYTDQLGYTWKADEVVAIYFDTNENFGVNYLTRQQDRESATDGILFATFGFGAAVDFNRGGATGINTELTSTLNLNTGTISSSGVLNVKSVGSSFVDVVFLPIGQYSATFENSVQSGGNSKWPLSSNDPFRIRPTPEPGTLSALLGIVAAGAIGFLRRRRIGA